A single region of the Lactobacillus xylocopicola genome encodes:
- a CDS encoding carbamoyl phosphate synthase small subunit: MKRYLILENGSSYAGEGLGAAIISTGELAIQTGNFGYQEALTDPTNAGKILVFTTPMIGSNGINAIDYESINPTVKGIIANDIARNISDSKNFQDLASFLQEKNIPAIYNIDTRALVHCLSEQKTIKASIMDTDDEHAFDQIKALVLPKNKSATVSTKNAYAVPNVGKTIAIVDLGLKHSMLRELSLRKINATVLPSNVSVPDIENLRPEGIIISGGPGKVSEVKEDLKPIFDTFYQQYPIWGIGLGFLALSDYLNFELVELPQVFNGTNYPIIEQNSNQIWQVTMNIDQLVLPSSVQLEMSEEFYDLHTELLAGFSNQKHKVIATAFNAEGAPGSLDAISIFDDFIKMMV, encoded by the coding sequence ATGAAACGATATTTGATTCTTGAAAACGGCAGTTCATATGCTGGTGAAGGACTTGGCGCTGCCATTATTTCAACTGGAGAATTAGCTATTCAGACAGGTAATTTTGGCTACCAAGAAGCCTTGACTGACCCGACCAATGCTGGCAAAATTCTTGTTTTTACGACCCCCATGATCGGTAGCAATGGCATTAATGCCATTGACTATGAGAGTATTAATCCCACAGTCAAGGGAATTATTGCTAATGACATTGCCCGCAATATCTCCGACAGCAAAAACTTCCAAGATTTGGCTTCTTTTCTGCAAGAAAAGAACATTCCGGCAATCTACAATATTGACACGCGCGCTCTGGTTCACTGTCTTAGCGAGCAAAAGACCATTAAGGCTTCAATCATGGATACCGATGACGAACACGCCTTTGACCAGATCAAGGCCTTAGTTTTGCCTAAAAACAAGTCGGCCACCGTTTCTACTAAGAATGCCTATGCAGTACCTAATGTTGGTAAGACGATTGCGATTGTAGATTTAGGGCTCAAACATTCCATGCTGCGCGAACTATCTTTGCGCAAAATCAATGCAACGGTATTGCCTAGCAATGTTTCCGTACCTGACATTGAAAACTTGCGTCCGGAAGGGATCATTATTTCAGGTGGCCCCGGCAAGGTAAGTGAGGTTAAGGAAGACCTCAAGCCAATTTTTGATACCTTCTATCAACAATACCCGATTTGGGGTATCGGACTTGGCTTTTTGGCCCTCAGTGACTATCTCAACTTTGAATTGGTCGAGCTGCCACAAGTATTTAATGGCACCAACTATCCCATAATTGAGCAAAATTCGAATCAAATTTGGCAAGTAACCATGAATATTGACCAATTGGTTTTGCCCAGCAGTGTCCAGCTTGAAATGTCAGAAGAATTTTACGACCTGCACACTGAATTGCTTGCCGGCTTCAGCAACCAGAAGCATAAAGTCATTGCGACTGCCTTCAATGCCGAAGGGGCTCCTGGCAGTTTAGATGCAATTAGTATTTTTGATGATTTTATAAAGATGATGGTGTAA
- a CDS encoding RluA family pseudouridine synthase yields the protein MPNRYEFQIEDNRGRLDKLLAEQINDLSRSKIKDLIQSQQVLVNGKSSKVSYHVQAGDHILVTVPALKALNVVPENIPLDIVYEDQDVIVVNKPQGMVVHPSAGHPDQTLVNALLYHTKDLASSPEGFRPGIVHRIDKDTSGLLMIAKNGPARISLERQLARKSNKRQYLAIVHGNFNEDSGLIDAPIGRDHYHRKKMAIVENGKNAVTHFTVLEQFKGYSLLSCQLETGRTHQIRVHLAYIGHPVAGDPLYGPHHTLQGQGQFLHAQTLGFTQPTTGEQLEFKVAVPPIFRKRLTELRETQ from the coding sequence ATGCCTAATCGTTATGAATTCCAAATAGAGGATAACCGGGGACGGCTAGATAAGTTACTGGCCGAGCAGATCAACGACTTGTCTCGTAGCAAGATTAAAGACTTAATTCAAAGTCAGCAGGTGCTGGTTAACGGCAAAAGCAGCAAGGTATCCTACCACGTCCAAGCCGGTGATCATATTCTGGTAACCGTTCCAGCGCTTAAAGCATTAAATGTAGTGCCAGAGAATATTCCTCTTGATATTGTTTATGAAGACCAAGATGTAATTGTGGTCAACAAGCCCCAAGGAATGGTCGTGCATCCGTCGGCCGGGCACCCAGACCAAACTCTGGTAAATGCGCTCTTGTACCATACTAAAGACCTGGCAAGTAGTCCGGAAGGGTTTCGCCCTGGGATTGTGCATCGGATTGATAAGGATACTTCCGGGCTCTTAATGATAGCTAAAAATGGCCCGGCCCGGATAAGTTTAGAAAGGCAGCTTGCCCGCAAAAGTAACAAGCGGCAATACCTCGCAATCGTCCATGGCAATTTCAATGAGGACTCAGGCCTAATTGATGCGCCGATTGGCCGCGACCACTACCACCGTAAGAAGATGGCTATAGTTGAAAATGGGAAAAACGCAGTTACTCATTTTACGGTTTTAGAACAATTTAAGGGCTATAGTCTGTTATCCTGCCAGCTCGAAACTGGCCGAACTCACCAAATCAGAGTTCACCTTGCCTATATTGGCCATCCTGTTGCAGGTGACCCCTTATATGGTCCGCACCACACTTTGCAAGGGCAGGGGCAGTTTTTGCACGCCCAAACTTTAGGCTTTACGCAACCAACAACCGGTGAGCAGCTCGAGTTTAAAGTAGCTGTACCGCCCATTTTTCGTAAACGTTTGACCGAATTAAGAGAAACACAGTGA
- the lspA gene encoding signal peptidase II, producing the protein MQFLYLLITLLVVGADQGLKNYIAQNYQLGEVHSVIPNLLSFTYVQNDGAAWNILTGQMWLFYIISAVAIIICLYYLFKVKKQRKLFNYGVALVLGGIIGNLLDRIHLKYVIDMIQVDFVRFNIFNIADSAITVGIILVFIYLLFFDESDPSHA; encoded by the coding sequence ATGCAATTTTTATACTTACTTATTACTTTGCTGGTTGTTGGTGCTGACCAGGGCTTAAAAAACTATATTGCACAAAACTATCAACTGGGTGAGGTTCATTCGGTTATACCCAACTTGCTTTCGTTTACTTATGTGCAAAACGACGGCGCTGCTTGGAATATTTTAACCGGCCAAATGTGGCTCTTCTATATTATTAGTGCGGTCGCAATTATCATCTGCCTATATTACCTCTTCAAGGTCAAAAAACAGCGTAAACTTTTTAACTACGGTGTAGCGCTTGTTCTAGGGGGAATTATTGGTAACCTGCTGGACCGGATCCACTTGAAATACGTAATTGACATGATTCAGGTAGACTTTGTGCGCTTCAATATTTTTAATATTGCCGATTCCGCTATTACAGTTGGCATCATTCTAGTCTTTATTTATCTGCTGTTTTTTGATGAAAGTGATCCAAGTCATGCCTAA
- a CDS encoding formate--tetrahydrofolate ligase → MKTDIQIAQEAVALPISTIASQVGLSATDLEPYGVDKAKLNWPAIKKAMASPDLGKLILVTSISPTPAGEGKSTMTIGLGDAINQRLHLKTMIALREPSMGPVFGLKGGATGGGQAQVIPMEDINLHFTGDMHALTAAIDTLAALVDNYIYQGNEVGLDPDRILLKRGIDVNDRSLRQVTIGQGSKFNGIEHKSSFAITVANELMAILCLATDIADLKQRIGLMLVGYSRAEQPVYVKDLGFEGAIAALLANALKPNLVQTIEHTPALVHGGPFANIAHGANSVIATNLALHLSDYVLTEAGFGSDLGGQKFMDFVSNHLEKKPDASVVVATVRALKYQAEGTTDRLNEENLPALREGFKNLERHMLNMKNYGVPVIVLINHFATDTQAELELLQNLVRDQGIDARVVDYHEQGSSGGVEAAKAVVNLANTGHVELQSTYQADDAVKSKIAKVAKKIYHASQVEYSEQAEQDIDELVKMGKDKLPVIIAKTQYSFTDNQKLLGAPTDFTLHVKGASLKNGAGFIVVTTGHVLDMPGLPKQPAALDIDVDNDGKISGLF, encoded by the coding sequence ATGAAAACAGATATCCAAATTGCACAGGAAGCAGTAGCACTACCGATTAGCACAATCGCAAGCCAAGTTGGACTATCCGCCACGGACCTTGAACCATATGGAGTAGATAAGGCTAAACTCAATTGGCCAGCCATTAAAAAGGCAATGGCTAGCCCAGACTTAGGCAAGTTAATCCTGGTAACTTCTATTTCTCCGACACCTGCTGGTGAAGGCAAATCGACAATGACGATTGGTTTGGGGGATGCAATTAATCAGCGCCTGCACCTAAAGACAATGATAGCTTTACGTGAACCTTCAATGGGCCCAGTCTTTGGTTTAAAGGGTGGCGCCACTGGCGGTGGCCAGGCGCAAGTGATCCCGATGGAAGACATCAACTTGCACTTTACTGGCGACATGCATGCGCTAACGGCTGCGATTGATACGTTGGCAGCCTTGGTTGATAATTATATCTATCAGGGTAATGAAGTTGGTCTGGATCCAGACCGCATCTTGTTAAAGCGCGGAATTGACGTTAATGATCGTAGTCTGCGCCAGGTTACTATTGGTCAGGGCTCAAAGTTCAATGGAATTGAACACAAGTCGAGTTTTGCCATTACAGTTGCCAACGAGTTGATGGCAATTCTCTGTCTGGCAACGGATATTGCTGACCTTAAGCAGCGGATTGGCTTGATGCTAGTCGGCTACAGCAGGGCTGAACAACCCGTTTATGTTAAGGATCTCGGCTTTGAAGGGGCAATTGCGGCACTGCTAGCCAATGCTTTAAAACCCAACTTAGTACAAACAATCGAACATACTCCGGCATTAGTGCACGGCGGACCCTTTGCTAATATTGCTCATGGGGCTAACTCAGTCATTGCTACTAACTTGGCATTACACCTTAGTGACTACGTCTTAACTGAAGCTGGTTTTGGCAGCGATCTTGGCGGTCAAAAGTTCATGGATTTCGTTTCCAATCATTTGGAGAAAAAACCTGATGCCAGTGTTGTGGTTGCGACCGTACGAGCCTTGAAATACCAAGCCGAGGGTACTACAGACCGGCTAAATGAAGAAAATCTTCCTGCTTTACGTGAGGGCTTCAAGAATCTCGAACGTCACATGTTAAACATGAAGAATTACGGTGTTCCAGTCATTGTTTTGATTAACCACTTTGCCACTGATACTCAGGCGGAACTTGAGCTATTGCAAAACCTAGTCAGGGACCAGGGCATTGATGCTCGGGTAGTTGACTATCACGAGCAGGGCTCAAGCGGAGGAGTTGAAGCTGCAAAAGCAGTGGTTAACTTAGCCAATACTGGTCACGTTGAGCTGCAGTCCACTTATCAGGCGGATGATGCAGTCAAAAGTAAGATTGCTAAGGTGGCTAAAAAGATTTATCATGCCAGTCAGGTCGAGTACTCAGAGCAAGCTGAACAAGACATTGACGAACTAGTCAAAATGGGAAAGGATAAATTACCCGTTATTATCGCCAAAACCCAATATTCATTTACGGATAATCAAAAGTTGCTGGGTGCTCCAACTGACTTTACGCTACACGTCAAGGGTGCCAGTCTAAAGAATGGAGCCGGCTTTATCGTTGTTACTACTGGTCATGTTTTAGACATGCCAGGCTTACCTAAGCAACCCGCGGCACTTGATATTGACGTAGACAATGATGGCAAGATTAGCGGTTTATTTTAA
- a CDS encoding acyltransferase produces MNKKHFIILGRVGLVYYSWLLIVLLISLIMLYEGTPSLNWPAIIWGSLFLLLTGYTLINSYWNKQGLKLPYKAKMSSKVEPELIHCWSFFRIYRIQVDSLEKYHLLRIEYKG; encoded by the coding sequence ATGAATAAGAAACACTTTATTATTTTGGGCCGGGTGGGGTTAGTTTATTATAGCTGGCTATTAATTGTCCTCCTCATCAGTCTGATTATGCTTTACGAGGGCACCCCAAGCCTTAACTGGCCTGCCATTATTTGGGGAAGCTTATTTTTGCTGTTAACCGGCTATACGCTAATTAATTCCTATTGGAACAAGCAGGGTTTAAAATTGCCCTACAAGGCCAAGATGAGCAGTAAAGTGGAACCCGAGTTAATCCATTGCTGGAGCTTCTTCCGGATATACCGGATCCAGGTAGATTCCCTTGAAAAGTACCACTTATTGAGAATTGAGTACAAGGGTTAG
- a CDS encoding metallophosphoesterase family protein, protein MITDQTNAEFWVITDTHLIADSLHDNGAAFKLIQNTSQGKDLAYQESALSAFCRMANDQKPAAIIVTGDVTFNGELLSAQKFQEIFSELTTTKLLVVPGNHDLFDGWARHFKGEDQLYTSQISPSEWHTTFQPSYDCALDEDPHSLAYSVQLNPQYLLLLLDSNLYGQEEGRGAPATAGEISEDQLVWLKKQLLYAQKHQLRPLLFMHHNLYAHNPAVNRGFVLNNAQTLRRICQDYDIKVAFSGHIHAQNILGPQAPTPTTEIVTSSFCSYDQAYGIVAVNQDEIAYHRQIFNMKPYLTKIEQENYTLTHFHQYLKDLQLRNLSNQSLGQAAASQSESPLLSRVNHLFLEMNYNYFTGHNHLSKPALNQLYDSAEYRTLVAAMPRFSNYLKTLYDTSSHSNLAVKIRY, encoded by the coding sequence ATGATTACAGACCAGACCAATGCTGAATTTTGGGTAATTACCGATACCCATTTAATTGCTGACAGTTTGCATGATAACGGGGCAGCTTTTAAGTTGATCCAAAATACGAGTCAGGGCAAAGACTTGGCATACCAGGAGTCAGCCTTGAGTGCCTTTTGCCGGATGGCCAATGACCAAAAGCCAGCCGCAATCATTGTTACCGGTGACGTCACTTTTAACGGTGAATTACTGTCTGCTCAAAAGTTTCAGGAAATTTTCAGTGAACTGACCACCACCAAGTTATTGGTGGTACCCGGCAACCATGATCTCTTTGATGGTTGGGCCCGCCATTTTAAAGGCGAAGACCAGCTCTATACTAGTCAAATTAGCCCTAGTGAGTGGCACACAACCTTTCAGCCCTCATATGATTGTGCCCTGGATGAAGACCCACATTCTTTGGCCTATAGCGTGCAGCTCAACCCGCAATACCTACTCTTACTGCTTGATTCAAACCTTTATGGCCAAGAAGAAGGTCGTGGTGCGCCGGCCACTGCAGGGGAGATTAGCGAAGACCAGTTGGTGTGGTTAAAAAAACAACTACTTTATGCGCAAAAACACCAACTGCGTCCGCTGCTTTTTATGCACCATAACCTCTATGCCCATAACCCCGCAGTTAACCGCGGCTTTGTCTTAAACAATGCGCAAACCCTGCGCAGGATATGTCAGGATTATGACATCAAGGTGGCTTTTTCAGGCCATATCCATGCCCAGAATATTTTGGGACCACAAGCCCCGACACCAACAACTGAAATTGTGACTTCCAGCTTTTGTTCCTATGACCAGGCCTATGGTATCGTTGCTGTAAATCAAGACGAAATCGCATACCACCGCCAGATTTTTAACATGAAACCATACTTAACAAAGATTGAGCAGGAGAACTATACTTTGACTCATTTTCACCAATACTTAAAGGATCTTCAGCTGCGCAACCTTAGCAATCAGTCACTGGGCCAGGCCGCAGCCAGTCAGAGTGAGTCTCCGCTACTAAGCCGGGTCAATCATTTATTTCTTGAAATGAATTATAACTACTTTACGGGCCACAACCATCTTAGTAAACCGGCCCTCAACCAGCTTTATGATTCAGCCGAGTATCGCACGTTAGTAGCAGCCATGCCGCGTTTTAGCAACTATTTGAAGACCTTGTATGACACTAGTAGTCACAGCAATTTAGCTGTCAAAATCAGATATTAG
- a CDS encoding THUMP domain-containing class I SAM-dependent RNA methyltransferase codes for MKQYQLYTTMGAGFESVVAKELQALAYETQTENGRVFFKGTQEDIVKTNLWLRTADRVKILLKEFTATDFETLYDQVYDLDWAELLPVDAKFPVQGRSVRSKLHSEPGIQSIVKKAIVNKMSDQYHRRGFLPESGNFYPLDVHLYKDQARISLDTSGASLFKRGYRIEHGGAPLKENFAASLLKLTPFDGSHPLIDPMTGSGTLAIEAALIGKNIAPGTWRDFAFDGFDWFDENLHQEAVNAAKTMVKELEQPIWACDIDQSILEIAKLNANNAGVLQDIYFKQLAVKDFATDLENGVIIANPPYGMRLKDQKTAEELYTQMGEVLSKYDSFSQYYLVGDPAFETFFGKKATKKRKLFNGNLRVDFYQYWAAKQK; via the coding sequence ATGAAACAATACCAACTTTATACGACCATGGGTGCGGGCTTTGAGAGTGTTGTAGCTAAAGAACTACAAGCTTTGGCCTATGAAACACAGACCGAAAACGGTCGTGTTTTCTTTAAGGGGACCCAAGAAGATATCGTCAAGACCAACCTGTGGCTAAGGACGGCTGACCGGGTCAAGATTCTGCTGAAGGAGTTCACGGCGACCGACTTCGAAACGCTCTATGACCAGGTCTATGACCTTGACTGGGCAGAATTATTGCCCGTTGATGCCAAGTTTCCAGTTCAAGGACGGTCGGTGCGCTCAAAACTGCATTCTGAACCCGGTATCCAATCAATCGTCAAAAAGGCGATTGTTAACAAGATGTCGGACCAGTACCACCGGCGGGGATTTTTGCCCGAAAGCGGTAATTTTTACCCGCTAGATGTTCATCTGTACAAGGACCAGGCCCGTATTTCTCTTGATACTAGTGGAGCGAGTCTATTTAAGCGCGGTTATCGGATTGAACACGGCGGCGCGCCGCTGAAAGAAAATTTTGCGGCCAGCCTCCTTAAATTGACCCCCTTTGACGGCAGCCACCCGCTAATTGACCCGATGACCGGTTCAGGTACCTTGGCTATTGAGGCCGCATTAATCGGTAAAAATATCGCTCCGGGAACATGGCGGGATTTTGCCTTTGATGGCTTTGACTGGTTTGACGAAAACCTCCATCAAGAAGCCGTTAATGCCGCCAAAACCATGGTAAAAGAACTGGAACAGCCCATTTGGGCTTGTGACATCGACCAGTCAATTTTGGAAATTGCCAAGCTCAATGCCAATAATGCTGGCGTTTTGCAGGATATTTACTTCAAGCAGCTGGCCGTCAAAGACTTTGCCACCGATCTGGAAAATGGGGTGATTATCGCTAACCCTCCATACGGTATGCGACTGAAGGACCAGAAGACAGCGGAGGAGCTCTACACCCAGATGGGTGAGGTCCTGAGTAAATATGACAGTTTCAGCCAATATTACCTGGTCGGCGATCCTGCCTTCGAAACTTTTTTTGGTAAAAAAGCGACCAAGAAACGGAAACTCTTCAATGGTAACCTCCGGGTCGACTTTTACCAATATTGGGCTGCCAAACAAAAATGA
- a CDS encoding DivIVA domain-containing protein, with the protein MTDIKNVKLTTDDILKKEFRTKVKGVDPEEVDTFLDQVIDDYDTFQQIIEDLYGQIGKLQRELMDDQHHDRSATEPQTPEEPQEHAERVKRYTPTKHSDSQDSTAAEAENSTNMAIIQRISTLERKVYNLEQRVYGLQKD; encoded by the coding sequence ATGACAGATATAAAAAATGTTAAATTAACGACAGATGATATTTTAAAAAAGGAATTCAGAACCAAGGTGAAGGGCGTTGATCCAGAGGAAGTTGACACCTTTTTGGACCAGGTAATCGATGATTATGATACTTTCCAGCAGATCATCGAAGACTTATACGGGCAAATTGGCAAACTGCAGCGCGAACTAATGGATGACCAACATCATGACCGTTCTGCGACTGAACCCCAAACACCTGAAGAGCCGCAAGAGCATGCCGAAAGGGTTAAAAGATACACTCCGACTAAGCATTCTGATAGTCAAGACAGTACCGCTGCGGAAGCAGAAAATTCGACTAACATGGCCATTATCCAACGTATCTCTACACTTGAACGTAAGGTGTACAACCTCGAACAACGAGTTTATGGGTTACAAAAGGACTAA
- a CDS encoding DUF1273 domain-containing protein gives MQRLWVSGYRNYELNTLGDQDPKIKIIKLALTQRLTTLLDNSQLDWVITGANLGVEQWASEVAIELRKEYPLRVAMLIPYEEFASRWNEVNQSKFLQLKKAVDFFAATSNQPYQSPVQLRNYQNFMLLHTDRALLLYDEEQPGKPQFDYHLIKKYQETKEYPLDLIDFYDLQDTAEEYQSDQEDQFNE, from the coding sequence ATGCAACGACTTTGGGTAAGCGGTTACCGCAACTACGAATTAAATACTCTGGGCGACCAGGATCCAAAAATCAAAATCATTAAGCTGGCGCTTACCCAGCGTCTGACCACTTTACTTGACAACAGTCAGCTGGATTGGGTCATCACTGGTGCTAATCTGGGCGTTGAACAATGGGCTAGTGAAGTTGCAATTGAGCTGCGTAAGGAGTATCCCCTGCGGGTCGCAATGCTTATTCCTTATGAGGAATTTGCTAGCCGCTGGAATGAGGTCAATCAAAGTAAGTTTCTGCAGTTAAAAAAAGCGGTGGATTTTTTTGCGGCTACCTCTAACCAACCATATCAAAGCCCTGTCCAGCTCCGCAATTACCAGAACTTCATGCTTCTCCACACCGACCGAGCCTTGCTACTGTATGATGAGGAGCAGCCGGGCAAACCTCAGTTTGACTATCATTTAATCAAAAAATACCAAGAAACCAAGGAATATCCCCTAGACTTAATCGATTTTTATGATCTCCAGGATACTGCCGAGGAATATCAGTCGGACCAGGAAGACCAATTTAATGAATAA
- the recU gene encoding Holliday junction resolvase RecU, whose protein sequence is MVKYPSGSAAALQKFTKVSQKRGESHHRKDVSFSDRGMTLEQMINESNKYYLLKEVAVVHKKPTPVQIVKVDYPKRSRAVIKEAYFRQESTTDYNGVYNGYYLDFEAKETKNKTSFPLKNFHEHQIVHLEKCLKQAGICFTIIGFTSLNRYFVTPASAVIKAWWTKSKSSVTLAEIESWSVEIASGFQPTLPYLTAVDQFIADRKSN, encoded by the coding sequence ATGGTCAAATATCCAAGTGGCAGTGCTGCTGCATTACAAAAATTTACTAAGGTATCTCAAAAACGGGGAGAATCCCACCACCGCAAGGATGTTAGTTTTTCCGACCGTGGGATGACCCTTGAGCAAATGATTAATGAATCGAACAAATATTATCTGCTTAAGGAAGTTGCAGTTGTCCATAAAAAGCCCACACCAGTTCAAATCGTCAAGGTCGACTACCCTAAACGGTCGCGGGCGGTAATCAAGGAAGCCTACTTTCGGCAAGAGTCTACCACGGACTACAATGGTGTGTATAATGGTTACTACTTAGACTTTGAAGCTAAGGAAACCAAAAACAAGACCAGTTTTCCCTTGAAGAATTTTCATGAGCACCAGATTGTTCATCTGGAAAAATGCTTGAAACAAGCGGGTATTTGTTTTACAATTATCGGTTTCACCAGTCTTAACCGCTACTTTGTGACTCCAGCCAGTGCGGTGATCAAAGCATGGTGGACTAAAAGTAAAAGTTCTGTAACTTTAGCCGAAATCGAATCCTGGTCAGTTGAAATCGCGAGCGGTTTCCAACCTACCCTACCGTATTTAACGGCCGTGGATCAGTTTATTGCAGATAGGAAAAGTAACTAA